From a region of the Mercurialis annua linkage group LG1-X, ddMerAnnu1.2, whole genome shotgun sequence genome:
- the LOC126682020 gene encoding uncharacterized protein LOC126682020 — protein MPPQDFSFPTLPPDPLFSGIDSPPLWRLSPSASPAHNSPRHIIETKQENEDSDDQQEEDEEFKDCFPLHKLDQRKSFSWVEKQISKFNDERDDESDAKEEKMDMLWENFNDDNSSLKRSGSTSRFDYVYDRNDDHDPMTNTGCVQSLRLSKTGTKKSAAPGFVVFIKILKKLFLLHNSNHHRVIVQTHRSRNTRPVTRSW, from the coding sequence ATGCCTCCTCAAGATTTCTCCTTCCCAACTCTCCCTCCCGACCCTCTCTTTTCCGGCATCGATTCGCCGCCGCTATGGCGCTTATCTCCTTCGGCCTCTCCTGCTCATAATTCTCCACGCCACATCATCGAAACCAAACAAGAAAATGAAGACAGTGATGATCAACaagaagaagacgaagaatTTAAAGATTGTTTTCCACTGCATAAATTGGATCAAAGAAAGAGCTTTTCTTGGGTAGagaaacaaatttcaaaattcaacGACGAGCGCGACGATGAGAGTGATGCTAAAGAAGAAAAGATGGACATGTTATGGGAAAATTTTAACGACGATAATTCGTCGTTAAAAAGAAGTGGTAGTACTTCAAGATTTGATTATGTTTATGATCGTAATGATGATCACGATCCAATGACAAATACAGGATGTGTTCAATCTTTAAGATTGAGCAAGACTGGTACCAAGAAATCGGCAGCGCCGGGTTTTGTTGTGTTCATCAAAATATTGAAGAAACTTTTCTTGCTTCATAATTCTAATCATCATCGTGTTATTGTTCAGACTCACCGTTCTCGCAACACAAGACCTGTAACTCGATCATGGTGA